The Lactuca sativa cultivar Salinas chromosome 2, Lsat_Salinas_v11, whole genome shotgun sequence genome includes a window with the following:
- the LOC111910960 gene encoding uncharacterized protein LOC111910960 has protein sequence MAMGAIHFAAPSASACITNKEFNIILCSGNGTKRRVKSFMTTSSSCSSGSRRRSGSVVIRAIKEETKPKQSDSSSSPDVITQKYGLEAGLWKIFSSKEEEEDENVDVKKSKGDQAKELLTKYGGAYLATSITLSLISFSLCYALITAGVDVQALLQKVGISANETGEKMGTFALAYAAHKAASPIRFPPTVALTPIVASWIGKKVDKDN, from the exons ATGGCGATGGGGGCCATACATTTCGCAGCACCTTCAGCCTCCGCCTGCATCACCAACAAGGAATTCAACATCATCTTATGCAGTGGTAACGGAACAAAACGAAGAGTTAAGTCGTTTATGACTACTTCCTCTTCATGTAGCAGCGGCAGCAGAAGAAGAAGTGGAAGCGTCGTGATTAGGGCAATCAAAGAGGAGACTAAGCCGAAGCAGAGtgattcttcttcttcaccaGATGTGATAACTCAGAAGTACGGCCTTGAAGCTGGTCTATGGaag ATATTTAGCTcaaaggaggaggaggaagatgaGAATGTGGATGTGAAGAAATCAAAAGGGGATCAAGCAAAAGAGCTGTTGACTAAATATGGTGGAGCCTATTTGGCCACGTCCATCACTCTCTCATTGATCTCATTTTCCTTATGTTATGCCCTCATTACTGCTGGTGTTGATGTTCAAGCCTTGTTACAAAAG GTGGGGATTTCAGCTAATGAAACAGGAGAAAAAATGGGGACCTTTGCATTGGCATATGCTGCGCACAAAGCTGCATCACCCATAAGATTTCCGCCTACTGTAGCACTCACACCAATTGTTGCTAGTTGGATAGGCAAGAAAGTGGATAAAGATAACTAA
- the LOC111910959 gene encoding transcription factor E2FB, translated as MQHQQNHNHSFLKRQLPFTSMKPPPFGDYHRFSSTTAAHHESEGIVVKTPPLKRKGDATNEQSQSPTPGNTLATTTSLQTPVSGKASKPQKIPRIGKCNRAGSNADSPSGNNLTPVGPCRYDSSLGLLTKKFINLIKHAEDGILDLNKAAETLEVQKRRIYDITNVLEGIGLIEKKLKNRIQWKGLDASKGEVDESIASLQEEVENLSVEELRLDEETREMQERLRDLSEDENNQKWLFVTEDDIKSLPCFQEETLIAIKAPHGTTLEVPDPDEGVDHLQRRYRIVLRSTMGPIDVYLVSQFEEKVEEMNGGIPPSSLGMVENPTKETTMDERQGTDAGAHTSEDFVSAGIMKIVPDIDSDADYWLLSEADVSITDIWTTESSVEWNDLDMLHNDYTMPMPLPGVTVTTPPTSDANPPTPTPTPTGTDCLG; from the exons ATGCAACACCAGCAAAATCATAATCATTCTTTCTTAAAACGTCAGCTTCCTTTTACATCAATGAAGCCGCCGCCCTTCGGTGACTATCATCGATTCTCTTCAACTACTGCCGCGCATCACGAATCGGAAGGCATAGTTGTCAAAACTCCT CCATTAAAGAGGAAGGGGGATGCAACTAATGAGCAGAGCCAGAGCCCCACTCCTGGAAACACTTTAGCTACTACCACTTCTCTACAAACCCCTGTTTCTGGGAAAGCATCAAAACCACAAAAAATTCCTAGAATTGGAAAATGCAATAGGGCAGGATCCAATGCTG ATTCTCCATCAGGAAATAATCTTACCCCCGTTGGCCCCTGTCGATATGATAGCTCTTTAG GTCTTTTAACTAAGAAGTTCATCAACCTTATCAAGCATGCAGAAGATGGTATTCTTGATCTAAATAAAGCAGCAGAAACACTAGAG GTACAAAAGAGGCGCATCTATGATATAACAAATGTGCTAGAAGGAATTGGTCTCATAGAGAAAAAGCTAAAGAACAGGATTCAATGGAA GGGACTTGATGCATCGAAAGGGGAGGTTGATGAGAGTATTGCTAGTTTACAG GAAGAAGTTGAAAATCTTTCAGTAGAGGAGCTTAGATTAGATGAGGAAACAAG AGAAATGCAAGAGAGGTTAAGGGATCTGAGTGAAGATGAAAATAATCAAAA gtGGCTTTTCGTCACTGAAGACGACATTAAGAGCCTGCCATGCTTCCAG GAAGAAACCTTGATTGCAATCAAAGCCCCGCATGGGACTACTCTAGAAGTTCCAGATCCTGATGAG gGTGTTGACCATCTTCAAAGGAGATATAGAATAGTTCTGAGGAGTACAATGGGGCCTATAGATGTTTACCTTGTCAG CCAATTTGAGGAGAAGGTTGAGGAAATGAATGGTGGCATCCCACCTTCAAGTTTGGGGATGGTTGAGAATCCGACTAAAGAAACAACAATGGATGAGAGGCAAGGAACCGATGCTGGTGCTCACACATCAGAGGACTTTGTTAGTGCCGGGATTATGAAGATAGTTCCAGATATTGAT AGCGACGCAGACTACTGGCTTTTATCAGAAGCCGATGTCAGCATCACAGACATATGGACGACTGAAT CGAGTGTTGAATGGAATGATTTGGACATGCTTCATAATGACTACACCATGCCCATGCCATTGCCAGGTGTCACTGTCACCACCCCACCAACTTCAGATGCAAAccctcctactcctactcctactcctacaggGACAGATTGTCTGGGTTGA